The genomic DNA tcatgatgttccctcatcactattgttttgtttcctagcctaatttggccactatccaacatcCAAATCCTACCCACACGAATATCATTCAAGTATAGATGCCGCAAGAAATCCATATTCTGAAAGGAAACTGGGAGAGAACGGATATAAGTATGCTTGAGGTCCAAGGTCTGCAGATGGATGAGGTTACGAACCGATGAAGGAAGAGCATCCACGAAGGTCCATCTTAGGCCCAGGTACCTCAAGTGATAAAGATATCCCAGTTCTTAGGCAACGCAGGTTTATAAACACGTTCAAGATCAAGCACCATGAGTAGCGAATAGCCTCTTTTACCTATGATCTTGGTGACAAAATTTCCAATTTGGAGTGCTTGCATATCCTTCTTTTAGAAGTTAAAGGATGTATAAGACCGCAGATATTGGATGTAAAGTTCTGAGTCAGCTGGGTAGTCCTTGATGTTAGCATACTCGGCAACCCTACGAACTGCAACCCGAGGAGGAGGTGTCTGACTCTGATGAACATGGTCACGGTCagttgatgatgatgacgatgcaatatttttgttaatatGAAAGAAACCGACTTGCTCAGCTTTGGGCAAAATGATGTCATAGAATTTTCCTGTCATACAACATCTCTTGGGACTTGCATCGGATACTGATCAGGATACACGGACCATTCCTCTCTTTTCCAGATCTTCCAAATACTCCAATGCCAAATCCTCTGAAACTTCAGGAGCAGTCACTCCGTTATTCTGAATATGTGACCTTTTGACCAGAAAATCTTCTGCAAGCCACAGGTGAAACAATCTTCTGACGGGTATATCCATTTCTCTTGGAAACATCCCAAGATAGAGAAGGCATGGCCTTAAGTGGGAGGGTAGTTCATCGAGTATGTTGATGAGCTTGCGGGAGCTTGTGACTCAGGATTGTTAGTATCATCATTATTGTTAGCAAAAGGATGTCGCTCTACTATTTTCAACTTCCAAGCCGAGATTCTTTCTTCGATTTGCATCGTCTCTTTCCAGAGGTTGTGATGAGCCTTTAGACCTTTAAACAATGTAATGCACCTGACGAAAACAGATTTCCGCCTGCGTGTTCTTCCGAGGACGAAAGTGTCGATAATGTCCTCCAAATCATGAGCTATGCCCAAAAATTCTTCAATCGACTTGCTAACATTTTCATCATCACTTGTCTGCTTTTCTTCTGCATTTCTTAAATGACTTCCCATCTCTTGAAAACTCATATATGTCCCCACAACCTTGTTTATCACCCATTTAGAGTACATATTGATCGGTTCTTTTTCACAAAACAGCATAAAGCTTAATTTGTGATAAACAACCAAGAAAACGACATCGGAAGCCATAGCTTCTTTTCCCTTGTCCTTAACTTCTGTATAACCCCTATGATCTCCAAGAATCCAAGTCTGCAAtatacatttaatatttttgtaattaagcgctaattaattaatttaggattatATCATATGGAAGCGTTGAATTAACATATAAAAGTACAGATACAACGTAACTTGCTCTTGTCATCTGCCTATGCTGAATAATTGTATCTCCAATGGTGCAACTGACCAAATACAGATAGACACAGCTTTCCACTTGCCATATAAAATGTGTATCTCTCCTCTCCTAGAGTCAAACGTTTTTatttgtcacttagtattacggtctagtgatattttttatcacttataagtgagaggtcttctgttcaattctcgccaaaggcgaatttgaaccacattattgttattccattgtaaggctaagcccacccccttccCCTTAGACAGTGtacataatatcgtttgttcaaaaaaaaaaaaaaaaaaaaaaaagaagtaaacgTTTCTACTTGCTATGTAAAATTTGTATCTCTCCTCTCTTAGAGTACTTTTCTACTTGCTATATAAAATTTGTTTCTCTCCTCTCCTGGAGTCAAACGTTTCTACTTGCTATGTAAAATTTGGATAAAGGGTATTTAATTTATGGGACAAAATACATATTGTCTTTCTCTTGTCAtataaaaatgtatttttgaATTAAATGTAACATCTCCAGGACGGCACAGGTATTTTAATGGCTAAATGGAGAGTAGACATAAAAATTCATATACCCTAATTATGTCTTATTAAGTACTAaccaattgaaaaacaaaaccatgaaaagAAATACATACATGTGTATGTGTGGCTGCACGCTATGCATGTGGGGTCCTAAGCTCCGAGGCCTCCCATTTTGATAGGCGTCTTGAGCTCCAAAATTTTAGGTAAGGTCTTGTAGGATAAATTTTTGGGATGGTTCATGGTATACATTACCGATTAGATAACACTTATCTCGGAGCAATGAAAttgtttttcttgaaaatttaCACGAACAAAAGAGAGTAAACTTTTTATTATAGGTTGCTCCATGTGCAACAAGAAACGTTTAGGATCCTTTTTGCAAATAGGGAATGCCATTTGCAACAGAAATGCTAAATTTGAACACAACTAAACGTATACATTGCATGCAGTAGCATGCGAACCAAGATGAGTCATGCATCTCTAGTTGCCCTGAAGAAAGAGCTGAACTAGGACACAGCCAACTTAACTCTTGCATGTCCTTGTGATATCTGAAGTTGCTCGGTGATACCAAGATGAGCCATCAAGAGCCAGACATGAGTAAGGAGCTCTCCGCCCTCTTCGGAGTTGCTGAGCGTGGTAATTCCCAGGACAGTGACTAGCAGCATAGGCTAGAATTTCATTCCATACTTGGCTCAGTATCTCCCACTTGTTTTCGTTTTGCTTGTTAAGCAATGACGCAAGGATGGATGCGTCAAATAACACAGATTTGCTTCTGTCTCCCTTCACTTCAGCGGGTTTTACTTCAGTGCTAACGCGAAGCAACTTTTTACAGGCTGCGGATTTAGCTGAATGACTGAGAATTCTTGCATCAAAAAATTCCATGGCCTCGGCACAGCTGTCTTGAAACCTGATCAGACCGATTCCTATGGGTATCATGAAGGGACACACGACGAGGAGATACATCATATAATCTGCTATATGATTGCTCATTTCACGATGCAAATTCTCTGTGGCTGAACGTCCCGCAGGATCACATTGATGGCAAAGATCTGTGGCAATATGCCACAGAAGAATGCTCTGGTCGAATTCTACTTTTGTTGTCCAATCCATGTAATTCGAAAATCCATACTGTTCAAGGACAAGATTACCTCTAGTGGCGCATAACTCCGTTAAACTTCCAGCACTACGCGATTTCTCTGACAAGTGGTCAAATATCAACCTTTTCAACTCACTGGATAGTGGCTTATGAGTAACATATAAGTGCATCTTCAAATTTTCATCAAACTTTTGCATTACATGATTGAAGAGCCACACTTTCAAGGAAGCATAGAACTTCTTTGGGATTCCAGGAGGAGCTGGAGGCTTTCTTCTGAGACAAAAGCTAAGAAAATTGAACTGAGCCATCGAATTTGACCACCTCTGCCCATCAGCCTGTTGAATGCGTTGGACAAATTGTGCAAAGGGTGTTTTACCCTGCCTACTCAACCACAGTGTTGTCCAATCAGCAGAAAGTACAAAAACCATTGCATAAATCTCTAAGATAATAGCTCCAACTAGCAGTGTGTAAGTAATAAGCAAATCAATCCAGTTCTTGTGCCTCACACTTCCCACAAAGcacaaaagaacaagaaaagtgGTGAAGAAAATGATGGCGCGAAAGATGCAACCCCGACGAGTATAAATTAGGGGAGCCTTGGGGTAGAATGCATCATAGGCATATCCAAGTTCAACCTCAACTACTTCAAAGCAGTTTCAGGAGATCCAATATTCTGAAAGAAGAATTGGCTGCTATCTCGATCTTGGAAGCTGAGGATGAGATCTACAAATAGGCGCCTAAAGTCCATAAATAAGTCGTGCGCTTTGAGCACTACGTTTGCTTCACCAGAGTTTACTCTATCAACAACATTATAGGAATTACTAGCATGTGGAACATGAACTTGTTGTGCGGAAGcttcaaatatgaaaccaaagctaatacggcaaaatattacaagacaaataatccaaaagacacaaggatttatactggttcggcgtaAGCCTACATCCAGTTTCGAGACGGCGAGGAAATTCCACTAATATCAAAAGGAGATTACAAATAGAGTTTTAACTCTCAAACCCAATAGCCCacatacacccaatagctctcactctCACAAAGAACAAATGGAGAAGATGGAAACATATACCAAATTCCTTCTCTCCCAAAAGCCACAAAATGTAGCACAAATATCTTTGATTGAGTGATCACTAACAAAAGGGGATTACAAACAAATGGGAAGGAGCATCACTGTTTCAaatgggagagccgaatgctctcTCCTctgctctctgcaactctcccttgTTCTCTGCAAAAAAGGAAGCTCTCTTCTCTCTTGTTTTTCTTCCAAAACCGAAATGAATGAGCTCACACCTTTGAACCAACACCCACGGGTGTTTAAGAGAACAAAACACAATAATGAAAGGTGTTgttgcttttccctttttttctcctcaaaacaaggaaaggtgtttccaccttcttttgtttaatctaaagtatggccacttggccacttattcAACAGAACCTCACCAATTTCTTCAGTCCTCACTCACTTCGTACCCCTCTACTTTATTCAGAGCAAATTCTCCCATGAATTTTGCATAGTTGGGGCCGGGATCAGGCCGTGTGAGCATCGACTCACGAAGCTTTTTGCGGTTTGCTGACCTTAGGGCCAACGTCCTTTCTCCGTACTTAATAAGCCCAACAAGAAGCATGGGTATGGTTAGACTTGAGAGCCAGCTAGCGTTCCACGCCAGAAGAAAGATGTATATTGCAATACCTGATTGAACAAAAAGTCCAAGCAAGTGCCTCAACCACAACTCATTGTCTTCCAAAGCATAAATCGTGATAGTGTCTGGGCCGCCAAGATGCAACAAAAGGAATGGTGCCCAGAAAGCAGATAATTCTTCGTCCAGTGACGGAGCAGAATCATTGCTCATGCCGGCATCACAACTACAGGACTTGCCTTGGTTCCGGGAGAGGACACAAAAAGCAACCGTTGCTACCCAATCTGCCACAAGGTATGCAAACCAGACGAAGACTCTGATTTTGGTTTTGACATTATACTTTCTGCGGCTGCCAAAGTGAACGAGTGAAATCTGCGAGGCAAGGCTGATCAAAACCAACAGCCGAAGCTCCCAAGTACTCCATAGTTTCTGAACATGTTCCGGAAAAAACTGAACAAGCCTCCTCTTTTCCACAAAAACCCAACTGCTCAGAGCAGGAACAAGAACTGAATAATGTCGCTCAATAGGTTCAATCATATACTAGTAATACATGTTCATTAGTAACCACTTGGTTTCTTATGAAATTCAttcatggatgcataaataTGTATACacgtatatatgtatatatgtgtgtgtgtatcccCATGAGTTTCAAGGTACCTTTAGAGAATTTATCTACGCTCGTTAGTTCTCCAAAGATTTTCTATTAAAGTGTTTCGCCTACGTTACGTCGCTACGTTAAGAAGAAAATTCATTCTACTCAAACACATATGTATTAGAAGTTACTAGCCTTAACAAGGAATTCTATTTCTATGCATGAATGAATATCGACAAGATCATGACATAAATCCATATACACAAATATAAAGACACAGTAAGTAGGATTCTGTATAGACCGTATGATGTCTTAAAACTGGTCAGAATTTATACCTGTAAGAAGCATTTTTGGATGAGCTACAGAGATTTGCTCCTTGCCCGAATAGTAACCTGCTGGACAGTTACAAAtgataaagaaaagaaatagacTTGATCAAAGAGTAGACTTCGTAATGTGCAATTTGCCTTTGTTTGAATAAATTAATGTCACGTTAACAGAAGAGCATTATGCAAAATTGAACGTTGTAGCGTTCTATGATTCATACCTAACTTTACTGAGTGGAAATAAGGGTTCATTTGGCAGTGCTTTTAGAACAGCTGAAAGCATTTTcgtgaattttttttccctaaatcaattattaataataaaaaaattcatagcCAATCTCACTTAGTAAGAATAAGATCTCGTTTAGAGATGTTTTAAAAATGGTTAAAAGCGTTTTTGTGAAAATAGTCTTAGAACCAAAACTGCACTGCGCACAGAAATCCCAATCCGATTTCCCActggagaggagaggagaggagatggAAAATGCCATAATTTGCAGTAAAATAGCCTCAAGAAATTGGAATTGACACAGAAATCCTTCCCCTTTGGCTTAATTTGCCATGCAAAATTAACTTTCTTGGGCTAATTTCACCTCATTCTCCCATGTTGGCCATCCTCATAAAAGACCAGGGTTTTCGGTTGTTTTGTTTTTACCCATTTGAGCAATTCTTCAAACTTTCTTataagttttagtttctgaactaaaaatttgtgattattattttttaatttgttataatATGAAGTACTGGTCTTTTTGTCTAATTACGTTagattttttatgtaaaataaaaggtttaaaataataaaaaaaaatggataaaaGTTCTGATAGAGTtagctaaaaaataaaaataatttctctCAGTTTTACATTATAATAAGTTTATAGACCAATTACTTACAAATTTTTGGTTCAGAGACAATTTTAATTGCGTTAAAGTTTATAGAGCATTGCTCTAATTATCtcgtattttattattttttcacttGTACGTCGAATGTATCCTACTTATATAGATGACAAAGACGTACTATATTTATGTTGAGTTTGTTTGTAGAATCAGTTTTATTtgtataaattttgttttataattataaAGATATAAGTTAAACCATACAATAGATGAGCTACAATAATTAGTGAGATTTAAATGTAAGAtctcactttaaaaaaaaattcctaaatttgacaacaacaaaaaaaatatcctAAAACCATTTTACCATCAAATTCCGTTAAATATTAAGTTAGTGTGCTGACATGGAGCCCCTAAAACGCAGAAAAGTTAATAAgccattattttttataatcgtAAAAAGTTATTAAAAGTAAATTACAGGGGTTCACCCGCGACAATTGAAATTATTGGTCCTAAAGAAGAATTATCAAAAACTAAAGGACTGAAATCACAACTTCCGAAAACCCTGAACGTGAAGAAATAAACTTTCATTGGTCTCTCTGACAGCCCCAAATCGGCCACTGGAAGCTCACTCCGCTGCTTAAGATTTCAACAGGGTAAGTTTTCTCATCTCATTCAATGCTAATATGTGTTCTTCTCAGGATTGTAAATTGTGTCGATGTCTCTGGTTCCAATCGAGTCAATTTAAACCGGAATTTTGGGTAATGCCTTATCGTTTGTCATACAGATTGGGGATTTTTTGGGGTGCTCCAtgaaggtttagggtttaggaaggTGCAAGCTTTAGTTTAGAGAAATTTGTAGAGGGAGGGAGGTGGGGAGTGGCCTTTTTACACCTCTTGAATTATACAATTTTCGATACGTTTTATGCTTGAATTATACAGAAATTAGATTCCTTGAGAGGGTCATTGTTTTGGCATGGATTTGGATAAAGAGAAGGATTGAGGGATTTAACATTGCTCCAAAGTTACTAGCTTTCCACTTTTTTTTCCAAACCAAATCAAGGGTCAGAGAAGAAAAGGATTCTCCCAAATATTTCTTGACAGTTTTTTGCTTTATTATGTAGGCAATTTCTAAATACTCCTTTTTTCTCCAATTCGGGTACCTCCTTATGTCTTTTCTCAATTATGTGTTCCtgggttttgtttctttttttcgcTGGTGATGATTGGTTGCTGGGTTTGATTTTATACCACAGTTTTCAACCTCTGCGATAGTATAGTTTTCTTCTGTATGTAATCCTGCAATGTAGATCTTGTTATTAGCAACCTGATTAGAGTCAGTCAGTAGGCTCATCTCGTTAGAGTCTGATGTTTGTAGAATAACGTAGAAATGAACTTGGGCATTTCCTCAAGGGCTTTAAATTTTTTAAgcattttagccaaaatggtttctgagattggcataactcctcAATTTGGTCCCAACAATGAAAATTGGTAGaagtggtccctaagattgGCATAGCTCCTCAAGTTGGTTCCTGACAATAAAATTCATAGAAGTGGTTCCTGAGTTTGTCCcccgtaaatcattttggtatTTCCGTGAAAAATCTATCAATATCTTCACTAAATTGTCACGTGAACGACCACGTAACCACCTTTTGAAGTGTATTTTTATCAAACGAACTCCTGCACTTAACGAGGATATTGACAAATTTctcatggaatgaccaaaatggtTTACAGTGGACAAATTCAGTCTATCGATTTTAATTGTTAGGGACATaaatgaggagttatgtcaatctcagagaccattttggctaaaaagacAATTTTTTAACCAACCCATCTGAGCTTACTTTTCAATGTTTAGATTTTGGTTATTCTTTTTTGTGTAAGCCCTTCTGTTTATAGTTCTTGGTGCATCtacactttttgtttttctgtatgCCTGCCTATGCATATATATTTATCTTCTTACTTTTAGGCATTATCTGAAGTGAGATTATGTACTTCATGTTTCTGTCATGACTCGTGCCATGGTCACTTAATCAAAAGTTAACAAGAGCATAGCTGTTCATTTGCTTGGGCAGTGGACTGTATAACTACAGTTAGCAATGCACATTGACTTTAATAGTGATCTTGTGAAGAAGCAAAACAGTTCGCATTTTTAAAGACATGGAAACTATTTCCGAAGGATCTTCATGCTTTGTCTGGCTGTTGTTCCTATGCATGTTTGCTGACCCATTTGATTAGCGATTCTCTTTGACTACTGCTGTTTTTCTGTGTATCAGCAACCATTTGTAAAGCATCGACATGGCTGTATCAGATTTAAATATGAAACCATGTAtatcatacttttattaagatTCTTTAGCTTTTTCATTCTCATTTTGTATTTGCAATCAGATGAACCAAATTACTGCTACCCCATCTGCCCGTGTGAGTTATCAAACAATTGAGCTCCCAAAATTGTTATTGCCTACGCTTGAATTAATAAGATTCCAAattattgcaaaaaaaaaaagttttggcTGTTTTAGTAATACCCAAAACTAAACTAAAGGCTAGGATTTATTTAactacaatttattttaaaatgaaactgtCACGCATGAGATGCAGTTTTGTATATACTGACGATTTTGCATTCCACAGGGTGCATGTTTAGTTCTGCAGTTGATTTGCTAACTGCCAATGGCGAGCTCACTACAACGCTTCTCCACTCATGCTAGGGTACAACCCTcattatttttctaaaattgaGTTTTGATTAACCTATATTTGGGACCATTTTTGAATGCAGCACATCATTCATTTGTTTTGAATCTTTCATAGATTCGGGCAACAGTTTTTTGTATGCCAATCCAGTTGGGgtatttgtttaatttgctATGATAGTGTGAAAATTTCTAAGGCCCGAACTTGTTCGTTTTCCATGATCCCATAAATTTTGCTATTTTCTACTTTCTCAAAAGTAGTTGGGCTTGGTAATATCTGTTACtctttagttttccttttaatacttttatttaCATATATGGCAGGCTGTAAAATGGTCACCTGCCAGAACTGCAGCTAAACAAGGATCAGGGTAAGTTGGGACGTGGAAAATTATCTGCATTTAGGTCCCTATCCGAACCCTTTGTGAAATCAGATGTTCACAGGATGTCCAACCTAACCACAAAAGTACCCCTGCAGGTCCCTATCCACATTGCCTGCTACTGTTTCTCGCAACCTCACCACAGCAACTGCAGCAAATGAGACTCAAACGCATAAACTTGAGCGCATTGCCAACGAGCTTCTCGACCTCACAAAGCTTGAGAGGCACGACTACTCCATTCTCTTTAGGCTGAAAATGGGCCTCAACCGGTATGGCCCGGCAGTCTCAGGGATTGGCCCGGCAGCTTCCGAGTCTGGGCCGGCCTCCACGGCTGCCAAGGTCGCTGAGAAGACCGCATTTGATATAAAGATTGAGAAGTTTGATGCAGCGGCAAAGATCAAGATCATAAAGGAGGTTAGGACTTTCACGGACTTGGGGCTGAAGGAGGCTAAGGAGTTGGTGGAGAAGGTCCCTGTTGTGGTGAAGAAGGGCATGACGAAAGAGGAGGCAGGGCCCATTGTTGACAAGCTTAAGGAGTTGGGCGCTACTGTGGTCCTGGAATGAActgatttcttcttttttttacccGTTCTTTTTTTCATCCACTTAGATTAGTGACCGTTGAGTTAAGTTTTAAAAAAGTGGGattggctatatgaatcctagaacaccATTCTGCTCGGTTTTGCGTCAAATCTTCTTTTAGTTTCAAGTGATAAatgaagataatttttttttaagagtttATTGTGCTTAGGGTTAGAACTTAGAACCGCTCCTTTTTGTTCCGTCCACGGTTCACCTAATGTTTTAGATTTTTGAAGTTGTTATAGTTATATTAGCAAGTTTGATAAAGAGATTCATTTTGCAAGTTTGTTATTACCAGTAGTTCCTACAAGGGATCGGACTAATAACGTGTACAATACTTGAATTCTCGATGTAGATGCTACATAGTTGGTTCCCATCCTTCAGAGATTACGGAGTGTAATAGGAGCATCCGTTTGAGATATGCTATGTTTatggctattttttttgaagttcTTGTCAAACGATGCCTGGGAGCTGGGACTTGACTTGGAAGCTGTAGTTTTCTATCGTACTAGGATTGGATTAACTCATAATTCGAGTTATGTATGTCCGTGGCGGTGAATAAATTTTCCTTTgaggggattagaagggattaaACATGAACGAGCTTATCTGTTCCAAATCTATCATTTGTGGAGATCGGAAGAGATAAGTTTCCTTCATGAGTAATCCACGTTCTACCTTCAAGTTACATAAATTTGCCTCTTGAACTAACGAAATTATCGACTTTGACCTCTCCTTCAACTATTTTTTTCTGAAGCATAACTCACTTTATCCTCATTTAAATTGCTCTCACTTTCTGCATTctacaattttcaaatttccgAAATCATGTCTCTGCGCGGGATATAACCTTAAAAGGCAATCGACATGAGAAAATGGGTTAGTTGAGGATGTAACTCATATGCTTTGAGCAAAATGACATTAACAATAAGAGCGAGTGTGCCCGACTTGTGAATTAACATAAGTCGGGCACACTCGTTCTAGTTTTGTAGGATGTAAGTCGAATTTTAACGGAAAGAGACATGCAaaatttcaaggaccaatttGCCACAAAAACAATTTAGTGCTCATAGTgggaaaaaccaaaaaattcagGGGGGGAATATGTCAAAAACCTTGCTTCTtgttattcatttatttttttgaaagacGGAGAATATACATTTTATTCTTGAGCAACAACAGTTGCTTCACCTTTGTCGAGCAACTCATACATAGTCCTGGTCCTCTTCTGCAAATCCCATTGGTACATTTTCCACGGCATCGCCGCCACTATCGCCACCGCAATCCCCATTGCTATCTCCTTCACCACGTTCGGCCCTTTCACTGGCGGATGCGGCACCCTACCCGCCGCCATTACACTCTATCTCTATATCGATATATCCTTCCTCTACCATCACAAGAACAAACaccatattaattattatttgttatttcAACCATGCAAATATCGAATGAACGTAGAAAATTACGGATTTGGCTACGCTAACATGCATTTACTGAGATCGCATTTACTGGCTACATTGTCGATACCTCGATAATAAAATGAATTCCACGTACATGGACGGTAGAGATAGAGATACCTGAAAGGGAGTTCGGATGAGCAACACAGATACGCACTCTGGTTTCACCGTTAATCGAATGTTCAGTTTCTGGTTTAAAGCTTCAAATAGTCGGAGTGGTTTAATTTATAGGCAAATGTTGTGAAATCCGATTTGTGATTGGGTAAGTGTTAGTTAAATACCTAGTCAAATGCTGCATTATAGGCTGCAGATTTGGTGATTTcagttttgagagagagagagagagagtatttgTGGAGAGAGAATGTTGATTAGTCAAATggcttgagatttttatttttctagttTTGTGAAGAGataataatgttattaattGTCGGTATTATTTTTAGGTGAGAAgtcttaaattcgattctcgtcaaaaaacgaatttgaaccacattattgttagttcaTTGTAAAACTAAGCCCATCCATTTTTTTAaagtagataatattgtttgttcaaaaaagatGTCATTAATTGTGttatgaattttttataaaGCTAGAATTATATTTCAATTTATCGAAAGTTTTTTAGGAGTGAGTCTGTATCTACAATGCACGGACATGGACACGGAAATATgcaatatatatttgtgtgcTTTTGGAGGGCATCATTTCTATAAGAGTCAATTTTGTTCCTTTCGAGTTACGTGTTTAGATCATCAAGAAATGAAACTCAGGTTGTCTGTTTTAcaatatgtatttgtgtaatttGGACCATGAAGGATTCCCTAATGTGAATGAGGAGCCAAAGAGGATCCCATAATCCTTTAATCGTgttcatttatcgtacatcgtgttatcataaatcattttaaatttttttatttaaaattgaacacaaacagcACCTGATAAAAACTagctgcacgatgtacgattaACAAACAAGATAAAGGATccccaggatcctcacaaaaaggatccggagaAGATCCTCATTCCTTTAGCTTCCTACTGAGTTCGAGTGAGGGTCTTTCACCCGAAAGTTCTTGCTCTTCCACTTGTTACCGGCTTATGACCGGCGGGTAACTAAGGCTCTACCCTCTCTGCGGGAAGGTCAGTACGGAAGAAGGCTTGACCACGCCAGAGGCTTCGACAGCAACGCCGGAGGCTTGGACAGAAATGCTTACCAATTCCTACGGGTGCATATTTAGTCcaccaacaaaacaaaaattacagtAACATTTCAAATTTGATAAGAGAGGAAAACAAAACTACATTACGATTCAACAAGAGAATGACCGGAACACTTTGAACATATGAGTTCTAACATTTTATCGAGTATTTTCCCGATTTGCTCATAAAGTCTTCACCGAGGATGAGCACCTTGATCCAGACACCAAACTTCAGCTGCCACCATATTTTCTGAAAGACAGTCATTCTGTGGACTTAATTTGTCCTCTGTGGCAACCTCGACCGACACCATAGGTGAATTAGCAGTTACAT from Pyrus communis chromosome 17, drPyrComm1.1, whole genome shotgun sequence includes the following:
- the LOC137723242 gene encoding uncharacterized protein, which encodes MASSLQRFSTHARAVKWSPARTAAKQGSGSLSTLPATVSRNLTTATAANETQTHKLERIANELLDLTKLERHDYSILFRLKMGLNRYGPAVSGIGPAASESGPASTAAKVAEKTAFDIKIEKFDAAAKIKIIKEVRTFTDLGLKEAKELVEKVPVVVKKGMTKEEAGPIVDKLKELGATVVLE